The DNA segment CTGCCAATCCCAAAAATTAAAACCATCCTTGCTCCTTCTCCTCTCAATTTTGAAATTTTTTCAGGATATTTCGGTAATAATTCCTTTGTTGCAAAAAATCTTTGTTTTACAGGAACAGTCAATTTTCCAAGTGGCCCATAAAATGCACCTTCCATAGCGTTTTGAAAAGCGCCTGGATTATCAGGTGGAAGAGTATTGCCATTTTTATCACTCCATTCGTCCATATTAAAACCATAAACATGTTCACAATCTACTTTCCACTCTTTAAGAAAATACACAGCCCATTTATACATTCCCATTGGTCCAACAGGCAAAATTAAAATTAACTTTTTCCCTTCTTTTTTTGTTTGAGATATTTCCAGAGCAATTTCATGTCCCATCTTCAGATTAAATTCTTCAAGTGTATCACAGGCGATTGGTTGAAAATTTTTATTCCACCAATTTTGCTTTTCAAAAATTTTTTCAGGTGGAAAAGAACAACATCTATCAATTTTTTCTAAATTCCATCCTTTTGGGAAAAAATTCTCTAAAAGCGAGCCCTTAATTGTATCTATTAAATTCATAAATACCTCCCTGTTGACATAGGTTTTTTTCTATTATAACATACTTTTAAAGGTAAAAAAATTTAATAAAAAAAGGAGGAAAGAATGGAAAAATTAGCAATTGAAGGTGGAAGTCCTGTAAATACAAGACCATTTCCTATGTGGCCCTCTTTTTCTCAAAAGTCAATAGAAATGGTAGCAGAACCATTGAAAAATGGGAAAGTGAATTATTGGACAGGAGATATTGGCAATAAATTTGAAAAAGAATGGGCAAAATGGAATGGTGCTAAATATTGTATTACCACAACAAATGGGACAAGTGCTTTACACACTGCTGTTTCTGCTCTTAATATTGGTCCAGGTGATGAAGTAATATGTCCTTCTTATTCTTTTATTGCTTCTTCCTTTTGTATTTTACAGGCAGGAGCAATACCTGTTTTTGCTGATGTTGAGAAAAACTCACATACTCTTGACCCAAATGATATAGAAGACAAAATTACTGATAGAACAAAAGGTATAATTGTTGTTCATCTTTATGGAATTGTTGCTAATATGTACCCAATTCTTGAAGTTGCAAGAAAACATAATCTTTTTGTTATTGAAGATTGTGCTCAGTGTTTTGGAGGAATTTATAAGGGAAAGAAAACGGGAACAATTGGAGATGTTGGTTGTTTTAGTTTCTGCCAGAGCAAACACTTTACAACAGGTGGAGAGGGAGGAGCAGTTATTACAAATAATGAGGACCTTTACTGGGAATGTATGTCATTTAGGGACCATGGATATGATGTAAAAGAGAGATTACGACTTCTTGAAATGGAAAAAAAATTAATGTACATACACAAAAGAGTTGGTTTTAATTATAGAATGACAGAAATACAATCATTGATAGGTCTTTGTGAACTTGAGAGATTTGATACATGGAATTTAGCAAATAGAAAAAGGAACGGGAAATTTCTAATTTCTGCCTTAAAAGACCATCCTCTTGTTTTATATCCACCACTTGATACAGAAGAAAGACAGAATGCTTTTTGGTGGGCTCCATTTGTTATTGATACAGAGAAATTAAAAGTCCCTTTAAAACAATTTATCGCAGCAATTGAGGCAGAAGGTGTTCCTGCTTATGGAGTTCAATGGCCCGAAATGTATAAAGAAAGAGCATATATAGAAAAAAATGGTTTTGGGCGGTTAAAATATCCATTTGATGACCCTAATGCAAGAAAAATTGATTACTCAAAAGTTGAATGTAAAACAGCAAAATGGTTATCAGATAGGACAATGTCTTTCTTTACACATCCTGTATATGAAATGGAACATATGGAGAAATGTGTTGAAGCATTTAATAAAGTTGCTAATGTCTATATGAAATAGTAGTATGCTACAAAATAAGGGTTTCGTTTTTGATAATTTTATTCTTTTTTGTTTTTTGTAGAAATTATTCTCCCTTTTGTAAACCGACTAAGGAAGCAAAGGGGTAGCAAAGCAGAGTTGGTGCGTCATAGTTTCTTAAATAGCACAACAGGGGCAGGGGGAGATTTAAGACAAATCCATTCCTACCTTCCTTTATAAAAGGAAGGAGTTTTTTCTCCCTTTATAAAGGGAGATTAAGAGGGATTTCATCCTTCTCCCCTTAGCCTGTCCGACAAGATTTGTGGCAGAGGGAGAAGGTGGGGCTCGCCCGTAGGGCTACGCCCGAGGGATGAGGGGGTTTTCAGATAGCACAACGGGGGTTAGAGAGATTTTGGAAATTAAAGTTCTCTCTACTTGTTATTTAAATATAAACTGGTTAGTGAAAAATTTATTATTCCAATAAGAGGAGGGATTATGAGAAAAGTTAATATGGGAGTAATAGGGGCAGGTGGTATAGCAAAAAGAAGGTCAATACCTGGAATGCTGGATGCTAAAAACATAAAAGTTGTTGCTGTTATGGATGTTATTGGAGCAAAAAAAAT comes from the bacterium genome and includes:
- a CDS encoding glucosamine-6-phosphate isomerase produces the protein MNLIDTIKGSLLENFFPKGWNLEKIDRCCSFPPEKIFEKQNWWNKNFQPIACDTLEEFNLKMGHEIALEISQTKKEGKKLILILPVGPMGMYKWAVYFLKEWKVDCEHVYGFNMDEWSDKNGNTLPPDNPGAFQNAMEGAFYGPLGKLTVPVKQRFFATKELLPKYPEKISKLRGEGARMVLIFGIGRVFHIAFWEPHFAEEFKSEKEWISQMYRTGAKLHPLTIEQNAITSFKSRTTLVPCFANTIGPGIFLKGDKIIGGADGILGRGMMWQGMSLWVTLRYGPDIWVPSSFIPTLPGKLFFLKELAGPLIPECN
- a CDS encoding DegT/DnrJ/EryC1/StrS family aminotransferase, with the protein product MEKLAIEGGSPVNTRPFPMWPSFSQKSIEMVAEPLKNGKVNYWTGDIGNKFEKEWAKWNGAKYCITTTNGTSALHTAVSALNIGPGDEVICPSYSFIASSFCILQAGAIPVFADVEKNSHTLDPNDIEDKITDRTKGIIVVHLYGIVANMYPILEVARKHNLFVIEDCAQCFGGIYKGKKTGTIGDVGCFSFCQSKHFTTGGEGGAVITNNEDLYWECMSFRDHGYDVKERLRLLEMEKKLMYIHKRVGFNYRMTEIQSLIGLCELERFDTWNLANRKRNGKFLISALKDHPLVLYPPLDTEERQNAFWWAPFVIDTEKLKVPLKQFIAAIEAEGVPAYGVQWPEMYKERAYIEKNGFGRLKYPFDDPNARKIDYSKVECKTAKWLSDRTMSFFTHPVYEMEHMEKCVEAFNKVANVYMK